A stretch of the Rhizobium sp. CCGE531 genome encodes the following:
- a CDS encoding MFS transporter: MHSIAQREKSLSKLHPASLVILCLGVIVAQVDTSVVNLAVQPIGKSLAASVTQLQWVVDAYNLVYAALLISGGLLADLYGRRLIFIIGCIIFTIASLGCALAPTIAILIAARAVTGFGSALLIPASLSLIRVIYPDEKVRSQALGIWAGCNGVSLAIGPSLGGYLIHGFGWRAVFLVVVPIGVVAAIGALLWVSESADRKGRSFDALGQMLGIVSLGAITLAAIESSHLPVLWTVLLAFFGFVLLSLFIVVERRLDQRALVPIPMFSSGQFSGAMAGTAAMTFGMYGTLFLFPLTSLSLDRLSPTEVGLALLPMALSFVAISPFSGSLSEHLGKQRMITLGLAAMGLGNLLLGIAFVENLLIAEEFGLLLTGIGMGLATGPLTAVAVSSVGSERAGTASALINVARMVGATIGVAALGSVFAFFHEPPLGFITAMLCGGSAQLLGSIAAWRYLKRA; the protein is encoded by the coding sequence ATGCATTCGATCGCGCAACGCGAGAAATCACTTTCGAAACTGCATCCCGCCTCGCTCGTCATTCTTTGCCTGGGCGTGATCGTCGCGCAAGTTGACACCTCGGTTGTCAATCTCGCTGTTCAACCGATCGGCAAGAGCCTCGCGGCTTCGGTGACCCAATTGCAGTGGGTCGTCGATGCCTACAATCTCGTCTACGCCGCCCTTCTTATCAGCGGCGGCCTGCTGGCTGATCTTTACGGGCGGCGCCTGATTTTCATCATCGGCTGCATCATCTTCACAATCGCAAGCCTTGGATGTGCCCTGGCTCCGACGATCGCGATCCTGATCGCCGCCCGCGCGGTAACCGGCTTTGGATCGGCGCTTCTGATCCCGGCCTCTCTCTCGCTCATTCGGGTGATCTATCCGGACGAGAAGGTTCGTAGCCAGGCGCTCGGCATCTGGGCGGGATGCAACGGTGTGTCGCTTGCCATCGGGCCGAGCCTCGGCGGATATCTGATCCACGGCTTCGGTTGGCGGGCAGTCTTTTTGGTCGTCGTTCCCATCGGTGTGGTCGCTGCCATCGGGGCATTGCTTTGGGTCTCGGAGAGCGCGGACCGGAAGGGAAGATCGTTCGACGCGCTCGGTCAGATGCTGGGCATAGTATCGCTGGGCGCCATTACCCTTGCAGCCATTGAATCCTCGCATCTTCCCGTGCTCTGGACGGTTCTGCTGGCGTTTTTCGGCTTCGTTCTGCTCTCGCTTTTCATCGTGGTGGAACGGCGCCTGGATCAGCGCGCCCTCGTGCCGATCCCGATGTTTTCCAGCGGGCAATTCAGCGGCGCTATGGCGGGAACGGCCGCAATGACTTTCGGCATGTATGGCACGCTCTTTCTGTTTCCGCTCACCTCGCTCAGCCTCGACAGATTGAGTCCGACCGAAGTCGGCCTGGCGCTCCTGCCCATGGCACTGAGCTTTGTGGCGATATCGCCTTTCTCCGGCTCGCTTTCAGAACATCTTGGCAAGCAGCGAATGATTACGCTGGGGCTGGCGGCAATGGGTCTGGGAAACCTGCTGCTCGGTATTGCTTTCGTCGAAAACCTGTTGATCGCCGAGGAATTCGGTCTGCTGTTGACCGGTATCGGCATGGGCTTGGCAACTGGGCCGCTTACGGCGGTCGCGGTGTCAAGTGTCGGCAGCGAACGCGCCGGAACCGCAAGCGCACTCATCAACGTCGCTCGCATGGTCGGCGCAACCATCGGCGTGGCAGCACTCGGATCGGTCTTTGCATTTTTCCATGAACCGCCGCTCGGCTTCATCACGGCCATGCTTTGTGGTGGCAGCGCTCAACTTCTCGGCAGCATAGCGGCATGGCGATATTTGAAGCGGGCATAA
- a CDS encoding HD domain-containing protein, with amino-acid sequence MKHLDQAIQIALEAHEGQTDKTGRPFFEHCQRIALLVSGEEARTVAYLHDVAEKGRGWTLDRLREEGFPPRIVSAVDALTRRSDEPDDEFVLRAASNALALPVKKADLEDNLWQSEQIGKSGEKYQRGLQILLMIAGKI; translated from the coding sequence ATGAAGCACCTTGACCAAGCCATACAGATCGCGCTCGAAGCGCATGAGGGGCAGACCGATAAGACGGGGCGCCCCTTCTTCGAACACTGCCAGCGGATCGCGCTTCTCGTTTCCGGCGAGGAGGCCCGCACGGTCGCCTATCTTCACGATGTCGCCGAGAAGGGAAGGGGGTGGACGCTCGATCGATTGAGAGAAGAGGGGTTTCCTCCAAGGATCGTCTCCGCCGTCGACGCGCTGACGCGGCGATCGGACGAGCCGGACGACGAATTCGTCTTGCGGGCGGCGTCGAATGCACTGGCGCTGCCGGTGAAGAAGGCCGATCTGGAGGATAATCTGTGGCAAAGCGAGCAAATCGGCAAAAGCGGCGAGAAATATCAGCGTGGTTTGCAGATCTTGCTGATGATTGCTGGGAAAATCTAA
- a CDS encoding DUF1328 domain-containing protein → MLYYALVFLVVALIAGALGFGGIAGASASIAQVLFFIFLIFFVVSLVMNVMRR, encoded by the coding sequence ATGCTTTACTATGCGTTGGTATTTCTGGTCGTAGCCCTGATCGCGGGCGCCCTAGGATTTGGCGGCATTGCCGGTGCCTCGGCGTCAATTGCACAAGTGCTCTTCTTCATCTTCCTGATATTCTTCGTTGTCTCCCTGGTCATGAATGTAATGAGGCGCTAG
- a CDS encoding DUF2934 domain-containing protein, with translation MNQSLQEEAVRLRAYQIWQDEGQPEGQELIHWRRATQEILAEDGRQPMEMDETEAVTQAPPPPQAPPVLSSEQK, from the coding sequence ATGAACCAGTCTTTACAAGAAGAAGCCGTGCGCTTGCGCGCCTATCAAATATGGCAGGACGAAGGGCAACCGGAGGGTCAGGAACTTATCCATTGGCGCCGGGCAACCCAAGAGATCCTTGCCGAAGACGGGCGACAGCCAATGGAGATGGATGAGACGGAGGCCGTGACGCAGGCGCCGCCGCCGCCGCAAGCACCGCCGGTTCTTTCGTCCGAGCAGAAGTAG
- a CDS encoding class I SAM-dependent methyltransferase, whose amino-acid sequence MPAKNATSTGHEASDASWLDLHFESSRPEYEDALTQVGMQQGWSVLDAGCGGGSFLPLICELTGSNGTVAALDLAPENIQRAESLIKEVPDRPKVVTRVGSILSLPFNHASFDCVWSANVMQYLTPAEFQQATDEAKRVLKPGGILAVKDFDSTLLQILPMDRGVFTRFMTARLQTFRDKGVLGTDCGSSLPTRLRDAGMEIVWRKGWLVERWAPTGEHTRNYVRDLISYFTTVAPDYDLPESDQYYWKELAANPESLLDQPDFCYREFFVLTVCRNAAI is encoded by the coding sequence GTGCCAGCAAAAAATGCAACATCGACCGGCCATGAAGCGAGTGATGCAAGCTGGCTCGATCTTCATTTTGAGTCATCACGGCCGGAATACGAAGACGCACTTACCCAGGTTGGAATGCAACAGGGCTGGAGCGTACTCGACGCGGGATGTGGGGGCGGAAGCTTCCTCCCGCTCATCTGCGAGCTGACTGGTTCCAACGGGACGGTGGCAGCTCTTGATCTTGCGCCTGAGAACATTCAACGCGCCGAGAGCTTGATTAAGGAGGTCCCGGATCGGCCGAAGGTGGTCACCCGCGTCGGCAGCATTCTGTCACTCCCCTTCAATCATGCTTCCTTCGATTGCGTGTGGTCCGCCAATGTTATGCAATATCTCACGCCAGCGGAATTTCAGCAGGCGACGGATGAGGCGAAACGCGTATTGAAGCCCGGCGGCATCCTCGCCGTGAAGGATTTCGATTCAACGCTTCTGCAGATATTGCCTATGGATCGCGGCGTATTTACCCGCTTCATGACGGCGCGATTGCAGACGTTCCGCGACAAGGGTGTGCTTGGCACCGATTGTGGCTCTTCGCTTCCCACACGTTTGCGTGACGCAGGGATGGAGATCGTATGGCGCAAAGGCTGGCTCGTTGAACGGTGGGCCCCGACTGGCGAGCACACGCGCAATTATGTACGCGACTTAATCTCCTATTTCACGACTGTAGCGCCGGATTACGACCTTCCTGAAAGCGATCAGTATTATTGGAAGGAACTGGCAGCAAATCCAGAGAGCCTGCTTGATCAGCCTGATTTCTGCTACCGCGAATTCTTCGTTCTAACGGTTTGCAGGAACGCGGCAATCTAA
- a CDS encoding IS5 family transposase (programmed frameshift): MARFDLTDFEWSVIEPLLPTKVRGKARVDDRRVLNGIFWRLRTGAPWADIPARYGPYTTCVNRFNRWRHAGHWARILDAISEAYDGDIQMIDSSSIRVHQHAANSKKDERSGCMGRSRGGLTTKIHALVDADGRPIRLKLTAGQAHDGRSATDMFATIGPGQILLADRAYDSDRLRQDLKARGAWGCIRPMPNRVNIPAFSSRLYKQRNAVERFFNKLKHFRAIATRYDKRDDNFLASIQLASIRIWLRSYESVT, encoded by the exons ATGGCGCGCTTTGATTTGACGGATTTCGAATGGTCGGTGATCGAACCCCTTCTGCCGACAAAGGTTCGTGGTAAGGCCCGCGTTGATGACCGACGCGTATTGAATGGGATCTTCTGGCGGCTGAGAACTGGTGCGCCGTGGGCGGATATTCCCGCGCGCTATGGCCCTTATACGACCTGTGTCAACCGCTTTAACCGATGGCGTCATGCGGGGCATTGGGCACGTATTCTCGATGCAATATCAGAAGCTTACGATGGCGACATCCAGATGATCGACAGCTCGTCGATCCGCGTTCACCAACATGCTGCCAAC TCAAAAAAAGACGAGCGATCCGGTTGCATGGGTCGCTCGCGCGGCGGGCTGACAACCAAAATCCATGCTCTTGTCGATGCCGATGGCCGACCGATCCGCTTAAAGCTGACAGCCGGACAGGCCCATGACGGACGCTCGGCGACCGATATGTTTGCGACCATCGGGCCTGGTCAAATACTTCTGGCTGATCGCGCTTATGATAGCGACAGGCTGCGACAAGACCTCAAAGCACGTGGAGCATGGGGCTGTATCCGTCCCATGCCAAACAGGGTCAATATTCCTGCCTTCAGCTCACGGCTCTACAAACAACGCAACGCTGTCGAGCGGTTCTTCAACAAACTCAAACACTTCCGGGCCATCGCAACACGATATGACAAACGCGACGACAACTTCCTCGCATCTATCCAGCTCGCCTCAATTCGTATCTGGCTACGATCTTATGAGTCGGTGACCTAG
- a CDS encoding CHAD domain-containing protein has translation MAEIELKLDLSRLEMDSLVSSDLLGEPAETVEQHSVYFDTDDRRLFDAGFTLRIRRSGAAMTQTVKATGPGASLFARSEWETAVETDVPVLDHTSPLLNQFGDIRGDLFPQFEVSIDRRIWSLIENGSKIELAVDRGAAAEAERQTPICEIELELKDGDPKDLFALARKIEAIVPFRFSVHSKAERGYRLLDAMPHVYKSEEIDLEWRSSAMEGFQTIAQACFRQFRLNETVLLHRRSAEALHQARVAMRRLRSAISLFKPLLDDEAGRLSDEFRWLAGVLGEARNIDVLLPKAKDGSLADRLQEAREAAYDEAEKALGSPRARALLLDFHEWLHTGTYLDGPAKDKTIAEQAVEALDKMRKKLKKHGRDLARVDDERRHEARKDAKKLRYAAEFFKSLFAGHKKARRHKRFIKTMGELQDRLGALNDLATGPSVLDKHGLRDHAEAASVILHADKGSLIAAAQAALDDVLDAKRFWR, from the coding sequence GTGGCTGAAATCGAACTGAAGCTTGACCTGTCACGTTTGGAGATGGATAGCCTCGTCTCTTCGGACCTTCTTGGCGAACCCGCCGAGACGGTCGAGCAGCATTCGGTTTATTTCGACACGGACGACCGCAGGCTCTTCGACGCAGGATTCACACTCCGGATTCGCCGTTCCGGTGCTGCGATGACACAGACGGTGAAGGCCACCGGTCCCGGCGCGTCGTTGTTCGCCCGGTCGGAATGGGAGACCGCCGTCGAGACGGACGTCCCCGTCCTCGACCATACGAGCCCTCTTCTCAATCAGTTCGGTGACATCCGGGGAGATCTCTTTCCCCAGTTCGAGGTTTCCATCGACCGCAGGATCTGGAGCCTGATCGAGAACGGCTCCAAGATCGAACTCGCTGTCGATCGGGGCGCCGCCGCGGAGGCTGAACGGCAGACGCCCATCTGCGAGATAGAGCTGGAATTGAAGGACGGCGACCCGAAGGACCTGTTTGCTCTCGCGCGCAAGATCGAGGCGATCGTTCCATTCAGGTTCAGCGTCCACTCCAAGGCCGAGCGCGGCTACCGGCTGCTCGACGCAATGCCGCACGTATATAAATCAGAGGAAATCGACCTGGAGTGGCGATCGAGCGCCATGGAAGGGTTTCAAACCATAGCACAAGCCTGTTTCCGCCAATTTCGATTGAACGAGACCGTGCTGCTGCACCGGAGAAGCGCCGAAGCGCTTCACCAGGCACGCGTCGCGATGCGGCGGTTGCGATCCGCCATTTCGCTCTTCAAGCCGCTCCTGGACGATGAAGCTGGTCGACTATCCGACGAGTTCCGCTGGCTGGCTGGCGTGCTTGGCGAAGCCCGCAACATCGACGTGCTTCTGCCGAAGGCGAAAGACGGGAGTTTGGCGGACAGGCTGCAGGAAGCCCGCGAGGCGGCCTATGACGAGGCCGAGAAAGCGCTGGGATCGCCCCGCGCCAGAGCGCTCTTGTTGGATTTTCATGAATGGCTGCACACGGGCACCTATTTGGATGGGCCGGCGAAAGACAAGACGATCGCCGAACAGGCGGTCGAGGCCCTCGACAAGATGCGGAAAAAGCTGAAGAAGCACGGCCGCGATCTCGCACGTGTCGACGACGAGCGGCGGCACGAGGCAAGGAAGGACGCCAAGAAGCTGCGCTACGCCGCGGAATTCTTCAAATCATTGTTTGCCGGCCACAAGAAAGCCCGTCGCCACAAGCGTTTCATAAAGACCATGGGAGAATTGCAGGATCGGCTTGGAGCGCTGAACGACCTGGCAACCGGCCCCAGCGTGCTGGACAAGCACGGCCTGCGAGACCATGCCGAGGCCGCATCGGTCATCTTGCACGCCGACAAGGGATCATTGATCGCTGCCGCGCAGGCGGCCCTCGACGACGTCCTCGACGCCAAGCGGTTCTGGCGATAG